The following coding sequences are from one Paenibacillus sp. FSL R5-0912 window:
- a CDS encoding YbaK/EbsC family protein, producing the protein MSIANVKEHFRKFSREQDVQEFAASSATVEMAAAVIGVIPARIAKTLSFRGAQEDAILIVAAGDAKIDNKKFRETFGFKARMLSPDEVLEQTGHEIGGVCPFGLARPLDVYLDESMKRFSTLFPACGSTNSAIELTCGELAEYSGSRAWVDVCKGWKEEPTTSQIGDNI; encoded by the coding sequence ATGTCGATTGCCAATGTTAAAGAACATTTCCGTAAGTTCTCCCGCGAGCAGGATGTACAGGAGTTTGCTGCCTCCAGCGCTACTGTAGAGATGGCAGCCGCTGTGATTGGCGTCATTCCGGCCAGAATTGCCAAAACCCTCTCCTTCCGCGGTGCACAAGAAGATGCCATACTCATCGTTGCGGCTGGAGATGCCAAGATTGACAACAAGAAGTTCCGCGAGACCTTCGGGTTCAAGGCACGGATGCTAAGTCCGGATGAGGTCTTGGAACAGACCGGACACGAGATCGGCGGGGTTTGTCCCTTCGGGCTGGCCCGTCCGCTGGATGTATATCTGGATGAGTCCATGAAGCGGTTCAGCACGCTTTTCCCGGCCTGCGGCAGCACCAATTCCGCCATTGAACTAACCTGCGGTGAACTTGCCGAATACTCCGGAAGCCGGGCATGGGTCGATGTCTGCAAAGGCTGGAAGGAAGAACCTACAACATCTCAGATCGGAGACAACATCTGA
- a CDS encoding DUF1796 family putative cysteine peptidase, giving the protein MKFEEIRGGYDCIVSLGSSCEPAAHLRHRGLRVFSSPLDWVVSLSLTDVNRLLGQRFSGDMELPNMGVIDGNDVFVDNEVVQPVKSYFVKDFHYNVISVHDFPVLEGLEWSHVYPDFKQKINMRSQRLLDTLQMSRKALFIRWGSTYEEACELQTVLRTLTGGDFHILIVNGVDGLESVLDRDWPLPGIASLAIPNRAGDAESWDHILDGIYLL; this is encoded by the coding sequence ATGAAATTTGAGGAAATCAGGGGAGGATATGATTGCATTGTCAGTCTGGGAAGCTCATGCGAGCCTGCAGCCCATTTGCGCCACAGAGGCCTCCGGGTATTTTCATCGCCGCTGGACTGGGTGGTGTCGTTATCGCTTACGGATGTGAACCGGCTGCTGGGCCAGCGTTTCTCGGGGGATATGGAGCTCCCGAATATGGGTGTGATCGATGGCAATGATGTGTTTGTGGACAATGAAGTCGTCCAGCCGGTCAAATCCTATTTCGTGAAGGACTTTCATTATAATGTAATTTCAGTGCATGACTTTCCGGTGCTGGAGGGGCTGGAGTGGAGCCACGTCTACCCGGATTTCAAGCAAAAAATCAATATGCGATCCCAGCGCCTGCTGGACACCCTGCAGATGAGCCGGAAGGCGCTGTTCATCCGCTGGGGCAGTACGTATGAGGAAGCCTGTGAGCTTCAGACCGTGCTGCGCACCTTAACCGGCGGGGATTTCCATATTCTGATTGTAAACGGTGTCGATGGACTGGAGTCCGTGCTCGACCGTGACTGGCCGCTGCCCGGTATTGCGTCTCTGGCAATTCCGAACCGTGCGGGGGATGCGGAGAGCTGGGATCATATTCTGGACGGTATATATCTGCTGTAG
- a CDS encoding extracellular solute-binding protein: MNRVMRYSLPLLLLLSLSACRSSGAGGPAQRAVPAPNAADAAAYGRYEEPVVMRIGFKVPDSRLTTGDSNDNNPISRYLESLTNIRVIHSWEAKGEEPFTQKAQLAIDSNDLPDAMVVDRDQLSKLISSDMIEELTDTYEQYGSELIKDMYDSTHGEALADAQRGGRLYGLPNVAIHADSTSLLWVRQDWLDRLELPAPRTLGDIEAIARAFIDKDPDGNGKRDTVGISAYRNIVYGTKPYVNGLDAVFSAFHSFPTNWIKDSGGNVVYGSVTPETRQALGQLAAWYKQGLIDPEFALYKETQEPIIAGKAGIFFGPWWMPFYPLSEAVAQDTKAEWRAYAAPLDESGKFVAHIAPVTDRYLVVRKGYGHPEAVVKLLNVFTRLERRRDPNVEEVSKLDDFAAQTGIQPRAYYPFDLLIDYSDAIEQHYADIQQALHGKIDPDALDPDTRLIYERWLAEEEQPKKNLEGWKVANAYKYGVAVLSTTAVEGVRSVYYGSTLHMAAKWPALQKLESETFLNIIVGDAPLSSFDEFTVKWMSMGGGLITREVTQIVNLRDAEGKQANSSSR, translated from the coding sequence CGCAGCAGTGGTGCAGGGGGGCCTGCGCAACGGGCAGTGCCAGCCCCGAATGCTGCCGATGCCGCTGCTTACGGCCGGTATGAGGAGCCGGTTGTGATGCGGATCGGATTCAAGGTGCCGGATTCCCGGCTGACTACAGGCGACAGCAATGATAATAATCCGATCTCCCGCTATCTGGAGAGCCTTACGAACATCAGAGTCATTCATTCCTGGGAGGCGAAAGGCGAAGAGCCGTTTACACAAAAGGCGCAGCTGGCCATAGACAGCAATGATCTGCCGGATGCAATGGTGGTGGACCGGGATCAGCTCAGCAAGCTGATATCAAGCGATATGATTGAGGAACTGACCGATACGTATGAGCAGTACGGCTCCGAACTGATCAAGGATATGTACGATTCGACTCATGGCGAAGCCCTAGCCGACGCGCAGCGGGGCGGAAGATTGTACGGACTGCCCAATGTAGCCATTCATGCCGATTCGACCTCCCTGCTGTGGGTCCGCCAGGACTGGCTGGACCGGCTGGAGCTGCCGGCTCCGCGAACGCTTGGGGATATTGAGGCAATCGCCAGAGCTTTTATCGACAAGGACCCGGACGGCAACGGTAAGCGTGATACCGTGGGCATTAGCGCCTACAGGAATATTGTGTACGGGACCAAGCCGTATGTGAACGGTCTGGACGCAGTGTTCAGCGCCTTTCATTCCTTCCCGACCAACTGGATTAAGGACAGCGGCGGTAACGTAGTCTATGGCTCGGTTACCCCGGAGACACGCCAAGCGCTGGGCCAGCTCGCCGCATGGTACAAACAGGGATTAATTGATCCTGAGTTTGCGCTGTACAAAGAAACCCAGGAGCCGATTATTGCCGGCAAAGCCGGAATTTTCTTCGGGCCCTGGTGGATGCCCTTCTATCCTTTGTCGGAAGCGGTTGCCCAGGATACCAAAGCCGAATGGCGGGCCTACGCCGCACCGCTGGATGAGTCCGGCAAATTCGTGGCCCATATAGCCCCGGTCACGGACCGGTATCTGGTTGTCCGCAAAGGATACGGACATCCCGAGGCTGTAGTGAAGCTGCTGAATGTGTTCACCCGGCTGGAAAGAAGACGCGATCCTAACGTGGAGGAGGTCAGCAAGCTGGATGATTTCGCGGCGCAGACCGGTATTCAGCCGCGGGCGTATTACCCGTTCGATCTGCTGATTGACTATAGCGATGCCATCGAACAGCATTATGCAGATATTCAGCAGGCGCTGCACGGCAAGATTGACCCGGATGCACTCGACCCCGATACCCGGCTGATCTATGAACGCTGGCTGGCGGAGGAAGAACAGCCGAAGAAGAATCTGGAAGGCTGGAAGGTGGCCAATGCCTACAAATACGGGGTTGCCGTATTGTCCACAACAGCCGTTGAGGGAGTGCGCAGCGTGTATTACGGAAGTACGCTGCATATGGCAGCGAAATGGCCGGCGCTGCAGAAGCTGGAGAGTGAGACGTTTCTGAACATTATCGTCGGCGATGCGCCGCTAAGCTCTTTTGACGAATTCACCGTGAAATGGATGAGCATGGGCGGCGGACTAATCACGCGGGAGGTCACGCAAATTGTGAACCTCCGGGATGCCGAGGGTAAGCAGGCTAACAGCAGTAGCCGGTGA
- a CDS encoding MarR family winged helix-turn-helix transcriptional regulator produces MTSNKEPIGKLISHLHRQNQKILAKELLPYGIGSGGQHSFLKLILSHPGITQDQMTSEIKCDKATTARSVKHLEASGYIERRTDPKDRRSSLLYPTAKALEFAPVFQSLLDDFNRKLSADLTGEEIDTLITLLHKVTRNSDLLNGQN; encoded by the coding sequence GTGACTTCAAACAAAGAACCGATCGGCAAGCTGATCTCCCATCTGCACCGCCAGAATCAAAAAATTCTGGCCAAAGAGCTGTTGCCCTATGGTATCGGCAGCGGTGGGCAGCATAGCTTCCTTAAGCTGATTCTGAGCCACCCGGGGATCACACAGGATCAGATGACCAGTGAAATAAAATGTGATAAAGCCACCACCGCCCGCTCCGTGAAACATCTGGAGGCCTCGGGATATATCGAACGCCGGACTGATCCCAAGGACCGCCGCTCCTCCCTGCTGTACCCGACGGCCAAAGCGCTCGAATTCGCCCCGGTATTCCAGTCGCTGTTAGATGATTTCAACCGCAAGCTGTCTGCAGATCTAACCGGGGAAGAAATCGACACTCTGATTACTTTGCTCCATAAGGTCACGCGGAATTCAGACCTGCTGAACGGGCAGAATTGA